The Paucidesulfovibrio gracilis DSM 16080 genome contains a region encoding:
- a CDS encoding OmpP1/FadL family transporter, producing MKKEAVWIFIALGMWALTSIALTPQVQAAGFGLYEWSNRGNAMGGALVATQDPDASAVAYNPASMTRLEGIQAMTGVTLIAPSADVNIKGGEHVTTKGKVYAPPHAYATFQINDWLWFGVGEFTRFGLGTNYDHDWQGAANIYKASVETFSVNPSLAAKLSDELSLAVGVEYVYGKMDLRKNLRHTVIAPGPTYGNEWIMYPEGDAWTWNAGMHYVPNDWLSFGLTYRDWYEFEGTGDGHFTNAAGDDDITMSARFPASVTMGVAVKPMDNLTVEFDYIWTEWSSLSAMYYEFSDKTVTAIPEITGNEITSKKHYRDASRIQLGMEYLVDDQLTLRMGYVFDQSPQNPEYADYMLPSNDRHIVSSGIGYDWGDWTTDVSLMYLWAKDRDINNAVVQDTEIRNCTTWLGGVSIGYKF from the coding sequence ATGAAGAAGGAAGCTGTATGGATTTTTATTGCCCTTGGAATGTGGGCGCTCACTTCTATAGCCTTGACGCCGCAGGTCCAGGCGGCAGGTTTCGGGCTGTATGAATGGAGTAACCGCGGTAACGCCATGGGGGGGGCTTTGGTGGCCACCCAGGATCCTGACGCGTCTGCCGTGGCCTACAACCCTGCGAGCATGACCCGTCTTGAAGGGATTCAGGCCATGACGGGCGTTACGCTCATTGCTCCCAGCGCGGACGTCAACATCAAGGGTGGGGAGCACGTCACCACCAAGGGCAAGGTCTACGCCCCCCCGCACGCCTATGCCACTTTCCAGATCAATGATTGGCTTTGGTTCGGCGTCGGCGAGTTCACCCGCTTTGGTCTTGGAACGAACTATGACCATGACTGGCAGGGAGCAGCCAATATTTACAAGGCGAGCGTGGAGACCTTCTCCGTGAATCCGAGTCTGGCGGCCAAGCTGTCGGATGAGCTTTCTTTGGCCGTGGGCGTGGAGTACGTATATGGCAAGATGGATTTGCGGAAGAACCTTCGTCACACGGTCATCGCACCTGGTCCCACGTACGGCAACGAGTGGATCATGTATCCTGAAGGGGACGCTTGGACCTGGAACGCCGGAATGCACTATGTCCCTAACGATTGGCTTTCTTTTGGTCTGACCTACCGTGATTGGTATGAATTTGAAGGAACCGGCGACGGTCATTTCACCAATGCGGCCGGTGATGACGACATCACCATGAGTGCCCGTTTCCCGGCTTCCGTGACCATGGGCGTGGCCGTGAAACCCATGGACAATTTGACCGTTGAGTTCGATTACATCTGGACGGAGTGGAGTTCCCTGTCGGCCATGTATTACGAATTTAGCGACAAGACGGTGACTGCTATTCCTGAAATCACGGGAAACGAAATCACCTCCAAGAAGCATTATCGCGATGCAAGCCGCATCCAGCTGGGTATGGAGTACCTCGTGGATGATCAGCTGACGCTTCGTATGGGATATGTCTTTGACCAAAGCCCTCAAAATCCGGAATACGCGGATTACATGCTGCCTTCCAACGACCGCCACATCGTGAGCAGCGGTATCGGCTATGATTGGGGTGATTGGACTACGGACGTCTCCCTGATGTATCTCTGGGCCAAGGATCGCGACATTAACAACGCCGTTGTTCAGGATACGGAAATTCGTAACTGTACGACATGGCTGGGCGGCGTATCCATTGGGTACAAATTCTAA
- a CDS encoding energy-coupling factor ABC transporter ATP-binding protein — MIRLNGVSYTYQDSTQAVHEVDLTLQEGGVHLLAGTNGSGKSTLLSLLAGLVQPSSGCAFVGQASGEDIRDVSRLVLQDADLQLLGATVGEDAMLGRETRPQAEEEARLFLRSFDLESCWERPVHTLSGGMKRKLCLVTALLDAPQVLLLDEPFSGLDYPAILELRRIVRDNKRKGMTQVLAVHDLEPVIDLADTLSVLSQGGLALHGKPEHVLDHVRRFGVRPPAAWQAGLGIVPWDGKQ; from the coding sequence ATGATCCGTCTTAACGGCGTAAGCTATACGTACCAGGACTCCACCCAGGCGGTACATGAGGTCGATCTGACGCTGCAGGAGGGCGGAGTGCATCTGCTGGCCGGAACGAACGGCAGCGGGAAGTCCACGTTGCTGTCTTTGTTGGCTGGGCTTGTTCAGCCTTCCTCTGGCTGCGCGTTTGTTGGGCAAGCGAGCGGGGAGGATATCCGCGATGTGTCCCGTCTGGTCTTGCAGGATGCGGATTTGCAACTGCTGGGAGCGACCGTGGGGGAGGATGCGATGCTCGGGCGAGAGACACGTCCCCAAGCCGAGGAAGAGGCTCGACTGTTTTTGCGGAGTTTTGACCTGGAGTCCTGTTGGGAGCGTCCCGTACATACCCTGTCTGGTGGTATGAAGCGTAAATTGTGTTTGGTTACGGCGCTTCTGGATGCGCCGCAAGTGCTTCTCCTGGATGAGCCGTTCAGTGGGCTGGACTACCCTGCGATTTTGGAGTTGCGTCGGATTGTGCGCGACAACAAGCGCAAAGGGATGACGCAGGTGTTGGCGGTGCATGACCTGGAACCGGTTATTGATCTTGCCGACACGCTCAGCGTGTTATCGCAGGGAGGGCTTGCGTTGCACGGGAAACCGGAACACGTGCTGGACCATGTTCGGCGTTTTGGGGTCCGGCCTCCCGCGGCATGGCAGGCGGGGCTTGGAATCGTCCCTTGGGACGGCAAGCAATGA
- a CDS encoding MauE/DoxX family redox-associated membrane protein, with protein sequence MKRTISPLQTLLGIIFLLASFDKLQHPEAFAQIVQNYQILPDVLVNGAALVLPMLEFLCGLALTFNIMPRGAAFTVTLLMTIFLSALAFNYVRGLDVACGCFTTDPSAQADTLWSLARDSLIWLLSFTVFIKLVLKQRKSR encoded by the coding sequence ATGAAACGTACGATCTCCCCCTTGCAAACACTTCTTGGAATCATCTTTCTCTTAGCCAGCTTCGACAAGCTGCAACACCCTGAAGCTTTTGCTCAAATCGTTCAAAACTATCAGATATTACCGGATGTTTTGGTCAATGGGGCAGCCCTGGTGCTCCCCATGCTGGAATTTCTTTGCGGCCTCGCCCTGACGTTCAATATCATGCCGCGGGGAGCCGCCTTCACGGTCACTCTCCTGATGACCATCTTCCTCAGCGCCCTGGCATTCAACTATGTTCGAGGGCTGGATGTGGCCTGTGGCTGTTTCACCACGGATCCTTCCGCCCAGGCCGACACTCTTTGGTCCCTGGCCCGCGATTCGCTCATTTGGCTGTTATCATTCACCGTTTTTATCAAACTGGTGCTAAAGCAACGAAAGTCCCGCTGA
- a CDS encoding rhodanese-like domain-containing protein has translation MRKSNIWRYFFGEAFGLLLLSVLLAVAANHLRSNSLPLFSVPVDPSTAEHDGSKDVATVTPVQAMEMALEGGVIFVDVRSALEYSDGHVSGALSIPYTEAKDRSEALRIIAYCSGPECGMAENFAALAAKDGIRVQVMPQGISGWFASGGLLEAGQ, from the coding sequence ATGCGAAAATCAAATATCTGGCGCTACTTTTTTGGAGAAGCCTTCGGGCTTCTTCTTCTTTCGGTTCTTCTTGCTGTAGCGGCCAACCATCTTCGGTCCAACAGTCTCCCCTTATTTTCCGTTCCCGTGGATCCCTCCACAGCCGAGCATGACGGTTCCAAAGATGTTGCCACGGTCACCCCGGTTCAAGCCATGGAAATGGCTCTGGAAGGCGGCGTAATCTTCGTTGATGTGCGCTCCGCGTTGGAATATTCGGATGGACATGTGAGCGGCGCACTCAGTATTCCTTATACGGAAGCCAAAGATCGATCCGAAGCGTTGCGCATCATCGCATATTGCAGTGGTCCGGAATGCGGAATGGCGGAAAATTTCGCTGCATTAGCAGCCAAGGATGGAATCCGGGTCCAGGTCATGCCCCAAGGAATCAGCGGATGGTTTGCCAGCGGCGGTCTGTTGGAGGCAGGACAATGA
- a CDS encoding rhodanese-like domain-containing protein, with the protein MKHLDPDTARTLLAKGHPGDFEVLDVRQEWEYSEMHVPGARLIPLPQLADKIRELDPDRPLIVYCRSGARSHSAAQYLEGHGFSDVSNLQGGIMAWQGETAEGAWQLGLDLLSSLGDLADVFSAAYNMEFCLADFYSRLADQSSQEAVRKLFHELAGFEDKHMNAIYALYRRSVEPALDRASFAARTMHSIGEGGVAPQWFLHDEQRILNSVSGGCELAMSIEAQALDFYSRCAQHAETGEQASVFFRLAKEEQSHLRMIGRFFDAAAKDGSAVAS; encoded by the coding sequence GTGAAACATTTGGATCCGGATACGGCTCGCACCTTGCTTGCCAAAGGACACCCTGGTGATTTCGAAGTCCTGGATGTTCGTCAGGAATGGGAATACTCCGAGATGCATGTTCCTGGTGCCCGGCTTATTCCTTTGCCGCAACTGGCGGACAAAATCCGGGAGTTGGATCCGGATCGTCCTCTGATCGTGTACTGCCGTTCCGGGGCAAGAAGTCATTCCGCAGCACAATATCTTGAGGGCCATGGCTTTTCTGACGTTTCAAATTTACAGGGCGGCATCATGGCTTGGCAAGGAGAAACTGCGGAAGGTGCCTGGCAGTTGGGGCTGGATCTTCTGTCGTCCTTGGGTGATTTGGCGGATGTTTTCTCCGCTGCCTATAATATGGAATTTTGTCTGGCGGATTTTTATTCCCGCCTGGCGGATCAATCCTCGCAGGAGGCTGTGCGGAAGCTTTTTCATGAACTTGCCGGGTTTGAAGACAAACATATGAATGCAATTTATGCCCTGTACCGGCGAAGTGTGGAACCTGCTCTGGACCGTGCCTCCTTTGCAGCCAGGACGATGCATTCCATTGGGGAAGGCGGGGTTGCGCCGCAGTGGTTTCTTCATGATGAGCAGAGGATTTTGAACAGTGTCTCGGGTGGTTGTGAACTGGCCATGTCCATTGAGGCACAGGCCTTGGATTTTTATTCCCGCTGCGCCCAACATGCTGAAACAGGCGAGCAGGCATCTGTTTTTTTCCGTTTGGCCAAGGAGGAACAGAGCCATTTACGCATGATTGGGCGTTTTTTTGATGCCGCAGCCAAGGACGGTTCTGCAGTAGCCTCTTGA
- a CDS encoding flagellar brake domain-containing protein: protein MDISIGGSVLMESSGALDRIKCHMVGYVKDEYVLLRVPLVPGIRSRVPEGASLTFRYLRHGKLVSFRSVVKNYIATPYSLLFVTYPNRLDFHELRNEKRYTCNFPALIQAFSQEYSGLLLDLSPGGCRFFFDDKNVEPPGNLRIDLWLRGTFRPPNTEPIPFRGQIVSLAGYSRTRTVNLRFAPDQAPLTSELREYMSETQEMLDRMHALDTDYCAG, encoded by the coding sequence ATGGATATCAGTATTGGTGGAAGCGTGCTCATGGAGTCGAGTGGGGCACTGGACCGGATTAAATGCCATATGGTTGGCTACGTGAAGGATGAATACGTGTTGTTGCGGGTGCCGCTTGTTCCGGGTATTCGCAGCCGGGTTCCCGAAGGGGCTTCCTTGACGTTTCGGTATCTTCGCCACGGAAAGTTGGTTTCGTTTCGTTCCGTGGTCAAAAATTATATCGCCACCCCGTATTCTTTACTTTTTGTGACCTACCCAAACCGGTTGGATTTCCATGAACTGCGGAATGAAAAACGATATACCTGCAATTTTCCCGCGTTGATCCAGGCCTTTTCTCAAGAATATTCCGGTTTATTGCTGGACCTCAGCCCTGGGGGGTGCCGATTTTTTTTTGACGATAAAAACGTTGAACCTCCTGGGAATCTACGCATTGATTTGTGGCTTCGCGGAACCTTTCGGCCGCCAAATACCGAGCCGATTCCGTTCCGGGGGCAGATTGTTTCGTTGGCCGGGTATAGCAGAACAAGAACTGTGAACCTACGTTTTGCGCCAGATCAAGCGCCGCTGACCTCGGAATTGCGTGAGTATATGAGCGAAACCCAGGAAATGCTGGATCGTATGCATGCCC